In Metopolophium dirhodum isolate CAU chromosome 9, ASM1992520v1, whole genome shotgun sequence, the genomic window GTTCCTCACCTTTATTATATGCTTTTGTTGCTTCTGGACCAGTTACAGCAACTATTCTTCGTATTCCCTTAGATATTGCTTCTTCGGAGAGTATGGTAAAACATTCCATGTGTCCAGTCTTATGCAAATGAGTGCCTCCACAAAATTCTACAGAAGTTTCTAATCCTGAATTTCCTTCCGGATCTGATAAAAGTTTATCTACAGCAACTCCTACTGAAACTACCCGCACTGGATCCGGGTAAGTTTCATCAAACATAGCACGTAAGCCTTTTATACGTTTGGCATCGTTTAATGGTGCAATTTTAGCATATACAGTATCATTTCGTTTAATTACTTCATTTGTAAGTTTTTCCACCTTAGCAACTTGATCTCCTGTTAAAGCTGCTTTGTTGTTGAAATCAAAACGTAACTTGTCTGGGGCGACCAAAGAtcctttttgatttaaattatcgCCCAAAACCACGCGTAAAGTATGATTTAAAGTGTGAGTGGCAGTATGGTTATTCATTACAAATCGCCTTCTTTTTTCATCAATCTTCAAAACAACTTTGTCGCCCACTTTTAAGCTACCACTTTCAAGAATTCCAACATGCAAAATATATCCACCACGTAATTGaacattattaacatataaCTCTGTGAATTCATCTTTGACCATAGATCCTTGGTCATAAATTTGTCCACCCTGTTCAgcataaaaacatgttttatccAGTATAATTCCACATTCTTGAAATGTATCTACTTCATTAACAAATTGATTTATCAATCTGATACTCAATACTGTTGATGTACATGTTTCAAACGTATATTCAGCGCCCGCGTCATCAGATGCAGCTTTATAGTTATACTTTGGTGAATCGTCCGTTGTCAATATACCTTTTGTCTGTAAATCTGCAAGAGCATGAACATCCAAGGAGATTACCTCTTTATCACCACCAACCTTGTTCTGACTAATAAgttgtgcttttttttttgcttcttcATATGCTTCCATGTCAATAGTAAATCCTTTTTCTTCAACCATCAAGTATGTAAGGTCTACAGGGAAGCCATAAGTATCATACAGTTTCCAAGCAACTTCACCAGGTATAACTTTGTCAGTCAACTTCAATATAGTTCTATTTAAAAGGTTACGACCTCGCGATAAAGTTCTCAAAAACTGTTCTTCTTCTTCATTAATGATTTCTATTATCTGTTGAGGATCTTTGGTTATTTCAGGGAATGTATCCCCAAGTAAATCGACAACAACATTTACTAAAGTTGCAAAGAATCCAGGTTTGCCATTTAACTTTTCTGTAGCATAACGAACAGCACGTCTAAGAATACGCCTCAACACATATCCTCGACCAGTATTGTCAGGACTTCCTCCATCAGATAACGCAATTGTTAATGTCCGTGCATGGTCAGCAAGTACTCTATAAGCCATATCTTTTTGATCAATGTCATCTGCACCCACTTTACCTTCATAAGGTGGAGCATTTGTACCGTTTTGAATAGCTACAAACAAAGGTTGAAATAGATCGGTATCATAATTTGAACGTTTATCTTGTATAACCGAAACAAGACGTTCAAATCCCATACCACAATCTATATGTTTTTTAGGTAGATTATGTAGAGTACCTTCTTGATTGCGATTAAATTGCATGAATACAAGATTCCATATTTCTAAAACATCTGGATCATCTTGATTGACTAAATCAGCAGCTAATCGATTACCAATACGATCATAATGTATTTCTGAACAAGGACCACAAGGTCCAGTTTCACCCATTTCCCAAAAATTGTCTTTCATATTGCCAGGAACAATATGATTTTCTGCTAATCCTAATTTCAACcagatatttttacattctaaATCTGGTTCCAGACCAGATTTTTTATCACCgccaaaatatgtaacatacaAGCGATCTGGTGATAATTTAAATTCttgagttaaaaattcccaAGCCCACTGACATATTTCGGTTTTAAAGTAATCGCCGAATGACCAGTTTCCAAGCATTTCAAAAAATGTGTGATGGTAGACATCCTTACCAACATCATCAAGATCATTGTGTTTTCCCCCGGCGCGAATACATTTTTGAGTATTGACGGCCCGTTTCCACTTGGCCATATCCGAGGATGGAGCGACGGTACCCAAGAATATGGGTTTGAATTGGTTCATTCCTGCGTTGGCAAACAACAACGTAGGGTCATCTACCGGTACAACAGACGACGAATATACATATTCGTGACCTTTCTTGTCGATAAAGAATTTGATATACCTATCCCGGATCTCTTTGGCAGACGGAACCATTGTACTTCAACTAGTAATGCGTTTGAACTCACAAAATCAATCTGCAAAAACattgtatatgtttataatagaaGGAAA contains:
- the LOC132953102 gene encoding alanine--tRNA ligase, cytoplasmic, with protein sequence MVPSAKEIRDRYIKFFIDKKGHEYVYSSSVVPVDDPTLLFANAGMNQFKPIFLGTVAPSSDMAKWKRAVNTQKCIRAGGKHNDLDDVGKDVYHHTFFEMLGNWSFGDYFKTEICQWAWEFLTQEFKLSPDRLYVTYFGGDKKSGLEPDLECKNIWLKLGLAENHIVPGNMKDNFWEMGETGPCGPCSEIHYDRIGNRLAADLVNQDDPDVLEIWNLVFMQFNRNQEGTLHNLPKKHIDCGMGFERLVSVIQDKRSNYDTDLFQPLFVAIQNGTNAPPYEGKVGADDIDQKDMAYRVLADHARTLTIALSDGGSPDNTGRGYVLRRILRRAVRYATEKLNGKPGFFATLVNVVVDLLGDTFPEITKDPQQIIEIINEEEEQFLRTLSRGRNLLNRTILKLTDKVIPGEVAWKLYDTYGFPVDLTYLMVEEKGFTIDMEAYEEAKKKAQLISQNKVGGDKEVISLDVHALADLQTKGILTTDDSPKYNYKAASDDAGAEYTFETCTSTVLSIRLINQFVNEVDTFQECGIILDKTCFYAEQGGQIYDQGSMVKDEFTELYVNNVQLRGGYILHVGILESGSLKVGDKVVLKIDEKRRRFVMNNHTATHTLNHTLRVVLGDNLNQKGSLVAPDKLRFDFNNKAALTGDQVAKVEKLTNEVIKRNDTVYAKIAPLNDAKRIKGLRAMFDETYPDPVRVVSVGVAVDKLLSDPEGNSGLETSVEFCGGTHLHKTGHMECFTILSEEAISKGIRRIVAVTGPEATKAYNKGEELKKDVMKLDSTDVNLSKAIIDTQDKINKSVIPYWVKEELRSVLSGLKKGIAEEERKQLVALASEVAKSIKTKICSESEKTVFIYKLDVGSNTKVMDAVLKLLKADMPNISIMLLSEDTEGKRIYCQCVVSKDLNKKGLMANKWVTKIASCINGKGGGKADTAQASGCNETGVEQLISIGEQFASLSIS